One window of Bacteroidota bacterium genomic DNA carries:
- a CDS encoding right-handed parallel beta-helix repeat-containing protein, which produces MKTFTYVKTVIGLIMLLLIKQAGLCQEMNFQGFIVDDEAQQLLNSLPELQLSEISQGINLPIEVLNNEQPYFPTIIMNQQGSGMCASASGVYYAFAYEMNRARNVPWNNTYNSYDPNFTWNFDNGGSFTGGSWFPIKHLKNIGAVNEEVWGGLNMLDYSRWMSGYDKYYLTHFNKLDESYQFKVDNPDGLDLLKHWLYDHNAGSNVGGVALMACHFGGQEGSLPPESAHSSDKVKLSFDYWNHGVTIVGYCDDVKYDFNGDGQFINGQTMSEWEIGALKIVDSNGPSSGTNGFWWVPYRLLVGNGMMNQNKVIVYEVLPNYSPEIVIKMKIVHTKRDNLNIWHGWGTDANDNSMNDYIISPIIYAGGPNPMQGIGKDPWIEFSLDFGPEFMQEDFGKIFVWVQNLSNPPGILESWSIIDYRWGEEFELYYPETNIVLGYNTMNTFGLPYDLIPSTIEEDLSFNSDMVSRFTSTVSNNSTLTIEDGVNIDMYNSQIVIEIGSTLIIGDNVTITGKTGQNEIVINGNVQIGQNVTFDIGNLILNNQNATVTFDNVSFNNGQLINYCEALDIENSTISYTYIGSHRGFVNLENSTFDHVWTYFTNTVNPVPFYSLSITDCIFQNEAHPGINIDEYDWFYINNNQIYNCNGGGISLFNSGRGPSGNQNILFNDIYNNASSGISIYNSTASVSGNYIHDNQFGVKFFNNSRVAFYGNPNASSYDEMNLVMDNSSYEVYSSGYSFPWYFRYNAIIDEDNLGNPGDPMVYYQWASGDPIPKDIRYNCWGNNFDYHEDLYPDVYLVNPIWCPGGDNQHVPDAAEDMHTSAVSQFEAGNYTDAKNLFEMLIQQYPESDYAQSAMKELFRLEKLTGDDYNSLKQYYRTNDTILADTALTKLGDFLANKCDVKLENWETAIDWYENIIQNPETLEDSIFAIIDLGYTYFLIENSGSRYSFTGTMPEHKPKSMSEFGIKRDELLALLPCSNQFEIPKQNLENLKPGELMQNVPNPFSTSTSIYYRISEPGNVVIRVYDCLGKEQNSIQQIDMNEGIHKIELNVSGLPVGIYYYSLEINGKISGTKKMVVMH; this is translated from the coding sequence ATGAAGACATTCACTTACGTAAAAACAGTTATCGGCTTAATTATGTTGTTGCTTATTAAGCAAGCAGGTTTATGCCAGGAAATGAATTTTCAGGGATTTATTGTTGACGATGAAGCGCAGCAGTTATTGAACTCCTTACCCGAATTGCAATTGTCGGAAATTTCACAGGGAATTAATCTACCTATTGAGGTTTTAAATAATGAACAACCTTACTTCCCTACTATTATTATGAATCAGCAAGGATCAGGTATGTGTGCTTCGGCTTCCGGAGTATATTACGCATTTGCATATGAAATGAACCGGGCAAGAAATGTTCCATGGAATAATACCTATAATAGTTATGATCCTAATTTTACATGGAACTTTGATAATGGAGGAAGCTTTACGGGCGGTTCCTGGTTTCCGATTAAACATCTCAAAAACATTGGCGCTGTGAATGAAGAAGTGTGGGGTGGCCTTAATATGCTGGATTATTCACGATGGATGAGCGGATACGATAAATATTATTTGACCCATTTTAACAAGCTTGACGAATCATACCAGTTCAAGGTTGATAATCCAGATGGACTTGATCTGCTAAAGCATTGGCTTTATGATCATAACGCAGGCTCTAATGTTGGGGGAGTGGCCTTAATGGCATGTCACTTTGGCGGACAAGAAGGTAGCTTGCCTCCAGAAAGTGCTCATTCTTCTGATAAGGTAAAATTAAGTTTTGACTATTGGAACCACGGGGTTACAATTGTGGGCTATTGCGATGATGTAAAATACGATTTCAATGGTGACGGTCAGTTTATTAATGGGCAAACTATGTCAGAATGGGAAATTGGGGCACTTAAAATAGTGGATAGCAATGGGCCAAGTTCCGGAACAAATGGTTTCTGGTGGGTTCCTTATCGATTACTTGTAGGTAACGGAATGATGAACCAGAACAAGGTTATTGTTTACGAAGTATTACCCAATTATAGTCCTGAAATAGTGATTAAAATGAAAATTGTTCATACTAAACGTGATAACCTGAACATCTGGCACGGCTGGGGTACCGATGCCAATGATAATTCCATGAACGATTATATTATTTCTCCAATAATATATGCAGGAGGGCCAAATCCTATGCAAGGTATTGGAAAAGATCCATGGATAGAGTTTTCACTTGATTTTGGCCCTGAGTTTATGCAGGAAGATTTTGGTAAAATATTTGTTTGGGTACAAAACCTATCCAATCCGCCTGGCATACTTGAGTCTTGGTCGATAATAGATTACCGTTGGGGCGAGGAGTTTGAATTATATTATCCCGAAACAAACATAGTGCTGGGATATAATACGATGAATACCTTCGGACTACCTTATGATTTAATTCCTTCTACCATAGAAGAAGATTTAAGTTTCAATTCGGATATGGTTTCACGTTTCACATCAACTGTATCAAACAATTCAACCTTAACTATTGAAGACGGTGTAAATATTGATATGTACAATAGCCAAATTGTTATCGAAATAGGTTCTACTTTAATTATCGGGGATAATGTTACAATTACTGGAAAAACAGGGCAAAATGAAATTGTTATTAACGGCAATGTTCAAATAGGCCAGAATGTTACATTTGACATTGGCAATTTGATATTAAATAACCAAAACGCGACGGTTACTTTCGACAATGTATCATTCAATAATGGACAACTTATTAATTATTGTGAGGCTCTTGATATTGAAAACTCCACTATCAGCTATACCTATATCGGATCGCACAGGGGTTTTGTCAACCTGGAAAACTCCACTTTCGACCATGTATGGACATATTTCACAAATACAGTAAATCCCGTACCGTTCTATAGTCTGTCGATCACAGACTGCATCTTTCAAAATGAGGCTCATCCGGGGATAAACATTGACGAATATGACTGGTTTTACATTAACAACAATCAAATATACAACTGCAACGGTGGTGGTATCTCACTTTTCAATAGCGGTCGTGGCCCTTCCGGTAATCAGAATATATTATTCAATGATATTTATAATAATGCTTCCAGCGGGATCTCCATATACAACTCCACAGCATCCGTGTCGGGCAACTATATTCATGATAATCAATTCGGCGTAAAATTCTTTAACAACAGCCGTGTCGCCTTCTACGGTAATCCAAATGCGTCATCATATGATGAAATGAACCTTGTCATGGATAACAGTTCTTACGAAGTGTATTCATCAGGGTATAGCTTCCCCTGGTATTTCAGATATAATGCCATCATTGATGAAGACAATCTGGGAAATCCAGGCGATCCGATGGTGTATTACCAGTGGGCATCGGGCGACCCAATTCCAAAGGACATCAGATACAACTGCTGGGGCAATAATTTCGATTATCACGAAGATCTTTACCCCGATGTTTATTTAGTAAACCCCATATGGTGCCCGGGTGGCGATAACCAGCATGTTCCAGATGCTGCCGAAGATATGCACACAAGCGCTGTCAGTCAGTTTGAAGCAGGTAATTATACTGATGCAAAAAATCTTTTTGAAATGCTCATTCAGCAATATCCTGAATCAGACTATGCCCAAAGTGCAATGAAAGAGCTTTTCAGGCTTGAAAAATTAACCGGTGACGACTATAACAGTTTAAAACAATATTACAGAACGAACGATACAATACTTGCAGATACGGCATTGACTAAACTGGGCGATTTCCTTGCAAACAAATGCGATGTAAAACTTGAAAACTGGGAGACTGCGATAGACTGGTATGAAAACATCATTCAAAATCCGGAGACCCTTGAAGATAGCATTTTTGCAATTATCGACCTGGGATATACCTATTTTTTGATAGAAAACAGTGGGTCAAGGTACTCATTTACAGGAACCATGCCTGAGCATAAACCGAAATCGATGTCTGAATTCGGAATAAAACGTGATGAATTGCTTGCACTGTTGCCATGTAGCAATCAATTTGAAATACCTAAACAGAATTTAGAAAATCTCAAACCTGGTGAATTGATGCAAAACGTTCCCAATCCTTTTTCGACATCGACCTCTATATATTACAGAATATCTGAACCTGGTAATGTGGTTATAAGAGTATACGACTGTCTTGGAAAAGAGCAAAACTCGATTCAGCAAATAGATATGAACGAAGGCATACACAAGATTGAACTTAATGTTTCAGGATTACCTGTGGGTATTTATTATTACTCATTGGAAATAAATGGAAAAATATCAGGTACAAAGAAAATGGTTGTTATGCACTGA
- a CDS encoding T9SS type A sorting domain-containing protein, translating into MIRLILSGLILILSFSLSAQNNLIVENENDNGPGSLRYLIDQANDGDTITFIDVVDTVRLTSGELLINKSLSIIGGTEKVCIIRDVNLTFLYFRIMHIVSSGGDKTVYLCNLQILYGHTPDAQDIDPGGGLYIETDHVVLKKCLIGYNHAGDYVFNGGPWNEPCGRSGHGGGIYNKGNVSLFDCELFENYAGEGRFGYDENGEGWSACAGGYGGGIFNEGYASLWNCLIRNNYAGKGGNSSGGYHSYCFGAKGGVGGGIFNKGELYVDYSVFQENHAGNGGDASGDHFSYGADGGGGGSLYNVGNCVLILSNIFNNQSGEGGTWIGSPLYGRESGDGGDGGAIYNSGRLSAINCLIHNNMTEVGGPYDGNPGDGGGFYCVDSITELVNCTIAHNTCGTVNNNSALNEKSNGSGGGLVVANAVVNLTNTIIAGNLSDSVPDGDDLYGSVNANYSLVQNLTYGNLNGILNITGVDPDYINDSSDFHLDIQSIAINAGTWDTTGLNIPAYDLDSLPRIVNHWIDIGAYECQDTINNGGLSFYPEYVVFDGFGPSELFIDSLYLFNTSTDTLTIFSISTDHPFFIKRKGQVNWENTIEPFKLDPFDYDTIYIRFLPSDTGYFEGTLIIQSDNPYSAYQSASLLGNYYSCFQLSGTITHDTTFKSLCVFITGDVTVPEGVTLVVEPGCHIKFDGPYRMTVQGKIRASGTSEHKIYFTGKMPWEDENLLKYWAGMYLVGAEAISNDSSSFEHCIFEYASPNGALHIEQVYTHISNCIFRFNTNSGGQGGAIYADDNSLTLSNSVIHDNKASALQYSSAYGGGINVTGAQISNILFYNNRSIGYYGYGGGAYAEYSTITNCTFVDNYASYNDSGLWGYSNIIINSIFSNNSVGGENSNISYSCTSNTGIGNINVWPQFIDYENDDFRLSPSSLCIDAGDPDTANFSVPETDLDMLPRIMNGRIDIGVYEYQVVTPQNIQTLPSGFDFGQCGVSLTKTDTLQIFNTGTELLYIDSITVPEGYKIKQENGDFNNIISNIGIDGNSSNHLIICFSPEESSEYSGFINIYSNDPEESILSLPVIGVGELGIVDITILPVIVSPNPTNGLIKVTFEYPFIQLELYDIRGKLIKNLQIEGEKTILLNTSDILKGLYILRLRDKDYFINKKLIIY; encoded by the coding sequence ATGATCAGACTCATATTATCAGGGTTAATTTTAATTCTTTCATTCAGTTTATCTGCCCAGAATAACTTGATTGTTGAGAATGAAAATGACAATGGACCCGGATCGCTTAGATACCTGATCGATCAGGCCAATGATGGTGATACCATTACTTTTATAGATGTGGTAGATACCGTGCGGTTGACATCAGGGGAATTATTAATAAACAAATCATTAAGCATTATTGGTGGTACAGAAAAGGTCTGTATCATAAGAGATGTAAATCTCACCTTTCTGTATTTCAGAATCATGCATATTGTTTCATCCGGAGGGGACAAGACAGTGTATCTATGTAATTTACAAATTCTTTATGGACATACGCCGGATGCACAAGATATTGACCCCGGTGGGGGGCTTTATATTGAAACTGATCACGTAGTATTAAAGAAATGCCTTATTGGATATAATCATGCTGGTGATTATGTATTTAACGGGGGTCCTTGGAATGAACCCTGTGGCAGAAGCGGTCACGGCGGTGGAATTTACAATAAGGGAAATGTCTCATTATTCGACTGTGAATTATTTGAAAATTACGCAGGTGAGGGAAGATTTGGATATGATGAAAATGGAGAGGGTTGGAGTGCTTGTGCCGGAGGTTATGGAGGTGGAATATTTAATGAAGGCTATGCTTCATTATGGAATTGCCTGATAAGAAATAATTATGCTGGTAAAGGGGGAAATTCAAGTGGCGGGTATCACTCTTACTGCTTTGGTGCTAAAGGTGGAGTAGGAGGTGGAATCTTTAATAAAGGAGAACTGTATGTCGATTATTCGGTTTTTCAGGAAAATCATGCAGGTAATGGTGGTGATGCAAGTGGTGACCATTTCTCATATGGAGCTGATGGAGGCGGCGGAGGCTCATTGTATAATGTAGGAAATTGCGTATTAATTCTCTCAAATATTTTCAATAATCAGTCAGGTGAAGGAGGAACATGGATTGGATCTCCTCTTTATGGACGCGAAAGTGGAGATGGCGGTGATGGCGGAGCAATATACAATTCAGGCAGGTTATCGGCTATTAATTGTTTGATCCATAACAATATGACAGAAGTCGGAGGACCTTATGACGGAAATCCGGGAGACGGTGGTGGATTTTATTGTGTCGACAGCATCACTGAATTAGTGAATTGTACCATCGCCCATAACACCTGCGGTACTGTTAATAATAACTCTGCACTTAATGAAAAGAGCAACGGAAGTGGTGGTGGCCTTGTAGTAGCTAATGCTGTTGTCAATTTAACCAATACGATTATAGCCGGCAATTTAAGTGACAGTGTGCCGGATGGGGATGACCTCTATGGTTCAGTAAATGCTAATTATTCGTTAGTACAAAATTTAACTTATGGTAACCTTAACGGGATTCTCAATATCACAGGAGTAGATCCTGACTATATCAATGATTCCAGTGATTTCCATCTTGATATCCAAAGTATTGCCATTAATGCAGGTACGTGGGATACAACAGGTCTCAATATTCCTGCTTATGACCTTGATTCCTTGCCACGAATTGTTAATCATTGGATCGATATAGGAGCTTATGAGTGCCAGGATACAATTAATAATGGTGGATTATCTTTTTATCCTGAATACGTTGTATTTGACGGCTTCGGTCCTTCTGAACTTTTTATCGACAGCCTTTATCTTTTTAATACAAGTACGGATACACTAACTATTTTTTCAATAAGTACTGATCATCCTTTTTTTATTAAAAGAAAAGGTCAGGTGAATTGGGAAAATACGATAGAGCCTTTCAAACTTGATCCTTTTGATTATGACACCATTTATATCAGATTTCTTCCATCCGACACCGGCTATTTTGAAGGGACTTTGATAATTCAGAGCGATAATCCATACTCTGCTTATCAGTCTGCTTCCCTTTTGGGTAATTATTACAGCTGTTTCCAATTGTCAGGCACTATCACTCATGATACAACCTTTAAAAGTTTATGTGTCTTCATCACAGGAGATGTTACTGTTCCGGAAGGTGTAACTCTTGTTGTTGAGCCCGGATGCCATATTAAATTTGATGGGCCTTATCGAATGACTGTACAAGGGAAGATCAGAGCTTCCGGTACATCCGAACACAAAATCTATTTTACCGGTAAAATGCCTTGGGAGGATGAAAACTTACTGAAATATTGGGCTGGCATGTATTTAGTCGGTGCTGAAGCGATCTCTAATGACTCATCTTCATTTGAACATTGTATATTTGAATACGCATCACCAAATGGAGCACTTCATATTGAGCAGGTATATACTCACATTTCCAATTGTATTTTCCGCTTTAATACCAATTCGGGAGGACAAGGCGGTGCTATTTATGCTGATGATAATTCATTAACTCTCTCGAACAGTGTAATTCATGATAACAAGGCTTCCGCTCTCCAATATTCGTCGGCTTATGGAGGTGGTATTAATGTAACAGGCGCCCAAATATCTAATATTTTGTTTTATAATAACAGGAGTATTGGCTATTACGGCTATGGTGGTGGTGCTTATGCAGAGTACTCAACTATTACAAATTGCACCTTCGTCGATAACTATGCCTCTTACAATGATTCTGGATTATGGGGGTATAGCAATATTATCATTAACTCAATTTTTTCTAATAATTCTGTTGGTGGCGAAAACAGTAATATTTCTTATTCATGCACTTCGAATACTGGGATAGGCAACATTAATGTTTGGCCACAGTTTATTGATTATGAGAACGATGACTTCAGGTTATCTCCTTCATCACTATGCATTGATGCAGGGGATCCGGATACTGCAAATTTTTCTGTTCCGGAGACAGATCTCGACATGCTCCCACGCATAATGAATGGCCGCATCGATATCGGCGTGTATGAGTACCAAGTTGTTACACCACAAAACATTCAAACTTTACCTTCAGGATTTGATTTTGGACAATGCGGCGTTTCACTGACTAAAACCGATACATTACAAATTTTCAATACAGGAACAGAATTACTGTATATTGATTCCATTACTGTTCCGGAGGGGTATAAAATCAAACAGGAAAATGGAGATTTTAATAACATTATTTCAAACATCGGAATCGATGGCAATAGTTCAAATCATTTAATAATATGCTTCTCACCGGAAGAGAGTTCTGAGTACAGCGGATTTATTAATATTTACAGCAATGATCCTGAGGAATCCATACTGTCTTTACCTGTCATAGGTGTTGGTGAGCTTGGAATAGTAGATATTACTATTCTCCCCGTCATTGTTAGCCCAAATCCGACAAATGGCCTTATTAAAGTCACATTTGAATATCCTTTTATCCAACTTGAATTATATGATATAAGGGGGAAGCTTATTAAAAATTTACAAATTGAAGGTGAAAAAACGATCCTGCTCAATACTTCGGATATATTAAAAGGGCTTTATATCTTAAGATTAAGAGATAAAGATTACTTTATCAATAAGAAGCTGATTATCTATTGA
- a CDS encoding sodium-translocating pyrophosphatase, whose translation MKKLLTLITILFLPVLMIASEADLPLPNLKENFFQGWSLLIFGFIVIIVGMLFGLWQYLTIRKIRVHKSMSDVSNIIYETCKTYLFQQGKFLAILFGIIAVIILYYFLVLSHLTLPKTLLILFWTLIGILGSYSVAWFGIRINTLANSRTAFAALKNKPFNVMSIPMQSGMSVGLLLVCVELIMMLIILLFVPYTSAGACFVGFAIGESLGASALRVAGGIFTKIADIGADLMKIVFKLPEDDPRNPGVIADCTGDNAGDSVGPTADGFETYGVTGVALISFIVLAINFGTLGIFPNKEAAFLFQSNLIVWIFAMRILMIVTSLAAYYINLVWAKARFGKADKFNFETPLSNLVWITSILSIIVTFIVSYLLLGKITIGNTMVTDLWWKLAIIISCGTLAAALIPEFTKAFTSTKSRHVKEIVTASREGGASLTILSGMVAGNFSAFWEGMVIVALMVIAFVTSTLGLDQFMTYPTIFAFGLVAFGFLGMGPVTIAVDSYGPVTDNAQSVYELSQIENKPGIKEEIKKDFGFEPNFESAKYHLEVNDSAGNTFKATAKPVLIGTAVIGATTMVFSIILLLAKNGLLHIELTSAQVILGFVTGGAVIYWFTGASMQAVTTGAYRAVEFIKKNINLDKKEADINDSKNVVKICTKYAQAGMWNIFVVIFSLTLAFAFIDPNFFVAYLISIATFGLFQALYMANAGGAWDNAKKIVEVDLKMKNTPLHEATVIGDTVGDPYKDTSSVAMNPVIKFSTLFGLLAAEISIQMILGGFKTASKWIGLAFFIVGLVFVYRSFFAMRIKKE comes from the coding sequence GTTTGTGGCAGTATCTCACTATCCGGAAGATACGCGTACACAAGTCCATGTCGGATGTTTCCAACATCATTTACGAAACCTGTAAAACTTACCTGTTCCAGCAAGGAAAATTCCTTGCTATTTTATTCGGGATCATTGCCGTAATCATCCTTTATTATTTTCTTGTGCTGTCGCATCTCACCCTGCCCAAAACATTACTGATCTTATTCTGGACACTGATCGGCATCCTGGGATCATATAGTGTGGCATGGTTCGGCATCCGGATAAACACACTGGCTAACAGCCGCACAGCGTTTGCCGCTTTAAAAAACAAACCTTTCAATGTCATGTCCATACCGATGCAATCAGGCATGAGCGTTGGATTATTGCTCGTTTGTGTTGAGCTCATCATGATGCTGATCATCCTGCTGTTTGTTCCCTATACCAGTGCAGGTGCCTGTTTTGTCGGATTTGCCATTGGAGAGTCACTTGGTGCAAGCGCACTGAGAGTTGCCGGTGGGATCTTCACAAAAATTGCTGACATAGGCGCTGACCTGATGAAAATCGTCTTTAAACTGCCAGAAGACGACCCACGGAACCCCGGAGTTATAGCCGATTGCACCGGTGACAATGCCGGCGATAGTGTAGGACCTACGGCTGACGGCTTTGAAACTTACGGTGTAACAGGCGTTGCCCTGATATCATTCATCGTACTGGCCATCAATTTCGGAACACTGGGTATCTTCCCCAACAAAGAAGCTGCATTTTTATTCCAGAGTAATCTTATCGTCTGGATTTTCGCTATGCGTATTTTAATGATCGTCACATCACTGGCAGCATATTATATCAACCTGGTATGGGCAAAAGCAAGGTTTGGCAAAGCGGACAAATTCAATTTTGAAACACCCCTGTCCAACCTGGTCTGGATAACATCCATCCTTTCAATCATCGTTACATTTATTGTCAGCTATCTCCTGTTAGGTAAAATTACTATTGGCAACACAATGGTCACTGATCTGTGGTGGAAGCTGGCGATTATTATCAGTTGCGGCACACTGGCTGCGGCTCTTATACCGGAGTTCACCAAGGCATTTACAAGCACAAAATCACGCCATGTGAAGGAAATCGTCACCGCATCGCGTGAGGGCGGCGCCTCACTCACCATTCTGTCAGGCATGGTTGCCGGGAATTTCAGTGCATTCTGGGAAGGCATGGTCATCGTTGCACTTATGGTTATTGCTTTTGTAACAAGTACGCTGGGACTCGATCAGTTCATGACCTATCCGACCATCTTTGCTTTTGGGCTGGTGGCCTTCGGCTTCCTCGGCATGGGACCGGTTACCATCGCCGTCGACAGTTATGGACCGGTGACTGATAATGCCCAGTCAGTATATGAACTCTCACAAATTGAAAACAAGCCCGGCATTAAAGAAGAAATTAAAAAAGATTTCGGTTTTGAACCCAATTTCGAAAGTGCCAAATACCATCTTGAAGTGAATGACTCGGCCGGAAACACGTTTAAAGCAACGGCAAAACCTGTCCTCATCGGCACAGCTGTAATCGGTGCAACAACTATGGTTTTCTCAATCATTCTGCTTCTAGCAAAAAATGGATTGCTTCATATTGAGTTGACCTCCGCCCAGGTTATCCTCGGTTTTGTAACAGGAGGTGCTGTCATTTACTGGTTTACAGGAGCTTCTATGCAGGCTGTGACGACAGGTGCTTACAGGGCTGTTGAATTTATCAAGAAGAACATCAACCTGGATAAGAAAGAAGCCGACATCAATGACTCCAAAAATGTGGTCAAAATATGTACAAAATATGCACAGGCCGGCATGTGGAACATCTTTGTCGTTATCTTTTCCCTGACACTGGCCTTTGCATTCATCGATCCAAACTTCTTTGTTGCGTACCTGATTTCCATCGCCACCTTCGGTTTATTCCAGGCTTTATATATGGCAAATGCCGGAGGTGCATGGGATAATGCAAAGAAGATCGTTGAAGTTGACCTAAAAATGAAAAATACACCATTACATGAAGCCACAGTCATCGGCGACACAGTCGGAGATCCTTACAAGGATACTTCTTCCGTTGCCATGAATCCGGTCATTAAGTTCTCAACCTTATTCGGATTGCTGGCTGCCGAGATCTCCATTCAAATGATACTCGGAGGTTTCAAAACAGCTTCAAAGTGGATAGGCCTTGCGTTTTTCATCGTCGGCTTAGTCTTTGTTTACAGGTCGTTCTTTGCGATGCGGATAAAGAAGGAGTAA